From a region of the Sporosarcina ureilytica genome:
- a CDS encoding 5'-3' exonuclease, with protein sequence MTEEKPHILIIDGMALLFRSFFATSAMGHFFPNDAGVPTNGVQGFARHTMTAASIFKPTHMAVCWDMGAHTFRNDLFDGYKANRPAPPEELVPQFDMARDASALIGWKNYGEKGMEADDLIGSMITHWDGKAEITVVSGDRDLLQLLRPGVNIALIKKGYSEYDIYTEDRFVEEYGITPLQYIDKKAFTGDTADGYPGVKGIGPKTALTLIKQYGSVDGVVAALDELTPARRKRIEEGMDMLMLSRKLAEIHCDLEVEASLEEMPIPNYDDHVKQTLEQLGYSLVMRHANSLYVTN encoded by the coding sequence ATGACAGAAGAAAAACCACATATTCTGATTATAGATGGCATGGCGCTTTTATTTCGTTCCTTTTTTGCAACTTCGGCAATGGGACACTTTTTTCCGAATGATGCAGGTGTGCCGACGAATGGGGTTCAAGGATTCGCACGCCACACGATGACGGCGGCATCGATTTTTAAACCGACCCATATGGCAGTTTGCTGGGATATGGGGGCGCACACATTCCGCAACGATTTGTTTGATGGATACAAAGCGAATCGTCCAGCACCACCTGAGGAGCTTGTGCCACAGTTTGATATGGCGCGAGATGCATCTGCATTAATTGGCTGGAAAAATTACGGGGAAAAAGGGATGGAAGCTGATGATTTAATCGGTTCAATGATTACTCATTGGGACGGGAAAGCCGAAATTACAGTCGTCAGCGGCGATAGAGATTTACTGCAATTGCTTCGTCCAGGCGTCAATATTGCCTTGATTAAAAAAGGGTATAGCGAATATGATATTTACACGGAAGACCGTTTTGTAGAAGAATACGGCATTACACCTTTACAGTATATCGATAAAAAAGCATTTACTGGGGACACAGCCGATGGTTATCCAGGGGTGAAAGGCATCGGTCCGAAAACCGCGCTTACGCTTATTAAACAGTATGGTTCTGTTGACGGTGTTGTTGCTGCGCTAGATGAATTAACCCCGGCACGTCGAAAAAGAATTGAAGAAGGTATGGACATGCTCATGCTTTCGAGAAAACTGGCAGAAATTCATTGCGATTTGGAAGTAGAAGCATCACTCGAGGAAATGCCCATTCCGAATTACGATGATCATGTGAAACAAACGCTTGAACAATTAGGTTATTCACTTGTCATGAGACATGCAAATTCACTTTATGTAACGAATTAA
- a CDS encoding C39 family peptidase, producing the protein MKNILALKKKSQFDPDIHKRYRASACGPVTAYTILDYYFPNHFQDINQLYKRLGGTAIGLFTWRFVRNLAKILGDDWVVAACSIEEVKRQIDKGNPVAAKFDKWFRWKWRGRYSFDYHWVPVVGYEECEYGLMLFIHDNGSKNRPCQIRKVPYAPNRDILTFVKVYKKIRQQDDL; encoded by the coding sequence ATGAAAAATATTCTCGCTTTAAAGAAAAAATCGCAGTTCGATCCCGACATTCATAAACGTTATCGCGCTTCTGCATGTGGTCCAGTTACAGCCTATACGATTCTTGATTATTATTTTCCTAACCATTTTCAAGATATTAATCAATTATATAAACGGCTAGGGGGAACGGCAATTGGCTTATTTACATGGCGTTTCGTCCGCAATCTTGCTAAAATACTTGGAGATGATTGGGTAGTAGCAGCTTGTTCAATTGAAGAAGTGAAAAGACAAATCGATAAAGGTAATCCGGTCGCAGCGAAATTTGACAAATGGTTTAGATGGAAGTGGCGCGGCCGGTATTCCTTCGACTATCATTGGGTACCTGTCGTTGGTTATGAGGAATGTGAATACGGATTGATGCTCTTTATTCACGATAATGGGAGTAAAAATCGTCCTTGCCAAATTCGTAAAGTACCATATGCCCCAAATCGGGACATTTTGACCTTTGTGAAAGTATATAAAAAAATACGCCAACAAGACGATTTGTAA
- a CDS encoding 3-hydroxyacyl-CoA dehydrogenase/enoyl-CoA hydratase family protein, whose product MAYQIKKAAVLGSGVMGSGIAAHLANIGIPALLLDIVPGQLTADEEKQGLTLEDRQVRNRFAAGALQKLTKQKPAPLTSKKNLSLIEAGNLEDDVDKLKDVDWIIEVVVENLDVKKSLYEKIDAVRSAGTIVTSNTSGISIEAMMEGRSEDFQEHFLGTHFFNPPRYLKLLEVIPASTTAPEVVDFMVRFGEDTLGKGVVIAKDTPNFIANRIGTYGLLVTLREMEKRGYSIGEVDSVTGTLIGRPKSATFRTLDVVGLDTFVHVARNVYDHTEGEEQQVFDTPEFMRKMVENGWLGAKTKQGFYVKKGKEILELDRETFDYVPTKKMKTPSIEMAKQQRGLANRVKTLVYAEDRTGEILWNIFAPTLLYSAELNGEIADDIVAIDNAMKWGFGWQQGPFETWDAIGVKTSVEKMKAEGFEIPSFVQSLLEKGYETFYKEEDGEQFFFNGETYESVPVNEKVIDLKQYKKKHGVIKKNSGASLIDLGDGVALLEFHSQSNAIGLDIIQMINFAIEEVEKNYKGLVIGNQGKNFCVGANLGLILMEAQDDNIFELDYVIRSFQQAMMNIKYAKKPVVAAPFAMTLGGGAEVCLPAAHIQATTETYMGLVEVGVGLIPGGAGNINLYTKHLKGLPNGVDVDYQNIANKVFETIAMAKVSTSGDEARDNNFLDFADGISVNGDHQIYDAKQVALALYENGYKAPKHEKVPVTGESGYATLLLGAEAMHLSGYISEHDLKIAKKLAYVIAGGNVPYGTFVDEQYLLDLEREAFLSLVADPLSQQRMQHMLIKGKPLRN is encoded by the coding sequence GTGGCTTATCAAATAAAAAAGGCAGCAGTTTTAGGTTCAGGTGTAATGGGGTCTGGTATTGCAGCACATCTTGCGAATATCGGGATTCCAGCACTTTTACTAGACATCGTCCCTGGGCAATTAACAGCCGACGAAGAAAAGCAGGGACTTACATTAGAGGATCGTCAAGTGCGGAATCGATTTGCAGCAGGTGCTTTACAAAAATTAACCAAACAAAAACCTGCACCATTAACGTCGAAAAAGAATTTGTCGCTTATCGAGGCAGGAAATTTAGAAGATGATGTAGACAAATTAAAAGATGTTGATTGGATTATTGAAGTAGTTGTTGAAAACTTAGACGTGAAGAAAAGCCTATATGAAAAAATTGATGCGGTACGCTCAGCTGGAACGATTGTCACTTCCAATACATCGGGTATTAGCATTGAGGCGATGATGGAAGGGCGTTCGGAAGATTTCCAAGAGCATTTCTTAGGCACGCACTTTTTTAACCCACCACGTTATTTGAAGTTGTTAGAAGTGATTCCAGCAAGTACGACTGCACCAGAAGTTGTCGATTTCATGGTTCGCTTTGGGGAAGATACGTTAGGAAAAGGTGTCGTTATCGCCAAAGATACGCCAAATTTTATTGCCAACCGCATTGGCACATACGGTTTGTTAGTAACTTTGCGTGAAATGGAAAAACGCGGTTATTCAATTGGGGAAGTTGACTCCGTGACAGGAACGTTAATTGGTCGACCGAAATCAGCGACATTTAGAACGCTGGATGTTGTTGGATTAGATACATTCGTTCATGTCGCGAGAAATGTTTATGACCACACAGAAGGCGAAGAGCAACAAGTATTTGATACACCTGAATTCATGAGAAAAATGGTGGAGAACGGATGGCTTGGTGCAAAAACAAAACAAGGTTTTTACGTGAAAAAAGGCAAAGAAATTTTAGAACTAGATCGTGAAACCTTTGACTACGTTCCAACGAAAAAAATGAAAACGCCTTCAATTGAAATGGCAAAACAGCAAAGAGGACTTGCGAATCGAGTAAAAACACTCGTTTATGCAGAAGACCGTACAGGGGAAATTTTATGGAATATCTTTGCACCAACACTTCTTTATTCAGCTGAATTAAACGGAGAAATTGCTGATGATATTGTCGCGATTGACAATGCAATGAAATGGGGCTTCGGCTGGCAACAAGGCCCGTTTGAAACATGGGATGCCATCGGTGTGAAAACATCCGTAGAAAAGATGAAAGCAGAAGGGTTTGAAATTCCAAGCTTTGTTCAAAGTTTATTAGAGAAAGGCTATGAAACTTTTTATAAGGAAGAAGATGGCGAACAGTTCTTCTTTAATGGAGAAACTTATGAGTCAGTGCCTGTTAATGAAAAAGTGATTGATTTAAAACAATATAAAAAGAAGCATGGTGTCATTAAGAAAAATTCAGGTGCGAGCTTAATTGACCTAGGCGACGGGGTTGCGCTATTAGAATTCCATTCGCAATCGAATGCGATTGGCTTAGACATTATTCAAATGATTAACTTTGCGATTGAAGAAGTAGAGAAAAACTATAAAGGACTCGTCATTGGAAACCAAGGGAAAAACTTCTGTGTGGGTGCCAATCTTGGCTTAATTTTAATGGAGGCGCAAGACGACAATATCTTTGAATTAGACTATGTCATTCGTTCATTCCAACAAGCGATGATGAACATTAAATATGCGAAAAAGCCTGTTGTTGCTGCACCATTTGCGATGACGCTTGGCGGGGGCGCGGAGGTTTGTTTACCAGCTGCACATATTCAAGCGACAACCGAAACATATATGGGACTTGTCGAAGTCGGCGTTGGGTTAATTCCGGGCGGGGCCGGAAACATCAACTTATATACGAAGCATTTGAAAGGTTTACCGAATGGCGTGGACGTGGATTACCAAAACATTGCCAATAAAGTATTTGAAACAATTGCGATGGCGAAAGTTTCAACTTCTGGCGATGAAGCGCGCGACAATAACTTCTTAGATTTTGCGGATGGCATTAGTGTAAACGGTGACCATCAAATTTATGATGCGAAACAAGTGGCGCTTGCGTTATATGAGAACGGATACAAAGCACCGAAACACGAAAAAGTTCCAGTAACCGGAGAATCAGGCTATGCGACATTGTTACTTGGCGCGGAAGCCATGCATTTATCGGGCTATATTAGCGAACACGATTTGAAAATCGCGAAAAAACTTGCGTATGTCATTGCGGGTGGAAATGTTCCATACGGCACGTTCGTTGATGAGCAATATTTATTGGATTTAGAACGTGAAGCGTTCTTAAGCCTAGTGGCGGATCCACTATCGCAGCAACGTATGCAACACATGCTCATAAAAGGGAAGCCACTTCGTAATTGA
- a CDS encoding acetyl-CoA C-acetyltransferase: MREAVIVAGARTPVGRAKRGSLATVRPDDLGALAVKETLKRAGGYDGAIDDLIIGCAMPEAEQGMNMARNIGALAGLPDTTPAITINRFCSSGLQSIAYGAERIMLGHSKAMLAGGAESMSMVPMMGNTVRPNARLAETAPEYYMGMGHTAEQVAKKYDVSRADQDAFAVRSHELAAAAIEAGKFVDEIVPVDVVKRSVDDNGKLHEKKFTFEMDEGVRHGTTEEVLGKLRPAFSVTGSVTAGNASQTSDGAGAVLIMDREVAEAEGLTPIAKFRSFAVGGVPPEVMGIGPIEAVPKALKLAGLTIDDIDLWELNEAFASQSLQVIRHLGLDMDKVNVNGGAIALGHPLGATGTILTIRLMNELKRQQKQFGVVTMCIGGGMGAAGVFEML; encoded by the coding sequence ATGCGTGAAGCAGTGATTGTAGCCGGGGCGAGAACACCGGTAGGGAGAGCGAAAAGAGGTTCTCTTGCAACCGTGCGTCCAGATGATTTAGGGGCACTAGCAGTAAAGGAAACGTTAAAACGCGCTGGTGGTTATGACGGTGCAATTGATGATTTAATTATCGGTTGTGCGATGCCCGAAGCGGAACAAGGGATGAATATGGCAAGAAATATCGGGGCACTTGCCGGACTCCCAGATACAACACCAGCGATTACGATTAACCGGTTTTGTTCATCTGGACTTCAGTCTATCGCTTACGGTGCTGAAAGAATTATGCTTGGTCATTCAAAGGCAATGCTAGCAGGCGGAGCAGAATCGATGAGTATGGTACCTATGATGGGCAATACCGTACGTCCTAATGCGCGATTAGCTGAAACTGCACCGGAATATTATATGGGGATGGGGCATACAGCGGAACAAGTTGCCAAGAAGTACGATGTCAGCCGTGCGGACCAAGATGCATTCGCAGTACGGTCGCATGAACTAGCAGCGGCGGCAATCGAAGCTGGAAAATTTGTTGATGAAATTGTACCGGTCGACGTTGTAAAAAGAAGCGTTGACGACAATGGAAAGCTTCATGAAAAGAAGTTCACTTTTGAAATGGATGAAGGCGTTCGTCATGGTACGACAGAAGAGGTACTTGGCAAATTACGACCAGCCTTTTCAGTTACTGGTTCCGTCACAGCTGGAAATGCATCCCAAACTTCTGACGGTGCAGGTGCAGTGCTCATTATGGATCGTGAAGTTGCTGAAGCAGAAGGACTTACACCCATTGCAAAGTTCCGTTCATTTGCTGTAGGAGGCGTCCCACCAGAAGTGATGGGAATTGGCCCAATTGAAGCCGTTCCAAAAGCATTAAAATTAGCCGGATTAACAATCGACGACATCGACCTGTGGGAATTAAACGAAGCATTCGCTTCACAATCCTTACAAGTCATTCGCCATCTGGGGCTAGATATGGATAAAGTTAACGTCAACGGCGGCGCCATCGCACTCGGTCACCCACTTGGCGCAACAGGTACAATTTTAACCATTCGTCTTATGAATGAACTAAAACGCCAACAGAAACAATTCGGTGTTGTCACGATGTGTATTGGTGGCGGTATGGGTGCCGCGGGCGTATTTGAGATGTTATAG
- a CDS encoding acyl-CoA dehydrogenase family protein, with protein MTKQVEVNEFVKGGAFLIEDIEPARVFTPEDFTDEQKMIAQTTAEYVEKEVKPVVENLENHEFEHSVRLLKKAGELGLLAADIPEEYDGLGLDKISSALISEKMSVAGGFSITHGAHVGIGSLPIVLFGDEEQKRKYLPVSATAEKIFAYALTEPGSGSDALGASTTAKLNDAGTHYVLNGEKQWITNAGFADVFVVYAKIDGDKFSTFIVEKDFPGVSVGPEEKKMGIKSSSTRTLILQDAEVPVENLLGEIGRGHVIAFNILNIGRYKLGVGTVGGSKRALELAISYANDRKQFNTPISSFNLTKEKIAMMASKLYAAESLIYRTVGNFEERESAMSEEDLKDGKAVAASIAEYAIECSINKVFGSEVLDYIADEAVQLHGGYGFMSEYEVERIYRDSRINRIFEGTNEINRLLIPGTFMRKAMKGELPLLQKAQSLQEELLMMMPEEIGEEALAQEKVLVKNAKKIGLLAAGLAAQRFGTKLEAEQEVLVNIADIAQNIFAMESALLRTEKAIARNGEEKEKQKILYTEIFCQEAFEAIEKDAKETLLAAVEGDNQRMMLSALRKLTRSTPYNIIAKKREAAAKLIDEAKYTV; from the coding sequence ATGACGAAACAAGTAGAAGTAAATGAATTTGTTAAAGGCGGCGCATTCTTAATCGAGGACATTGAGCCGGCACGTGTATTTACACCAGAAGACTTTACGGATGAGCAAAAAATGATTGCACAAACGACGGCAGAATATGTTGAAAAAGAAGTGAAACCTGTTGTTGAAAACTTAGAAAATCATGAGTTTGAGCACTCTGTAAGACTATTGAAAAAAGCTGGGGAACTTGGTTTATTAGCAGCAGATATTCCTGAAGAGTACGATGGTCTTGGTTTGGATAAAATTTCTTCTGCATTAATTTCGGAAAAAATGTCCGTTGCAGGCGGTTTTTCTATCACACACGGCGCTCATGTTGGAATCGGATCACTGCCAATCGTTCTCTTTGGTGACGAAGAGCAAAAGAGGAAATATTTACCGGTTTCTGCAACAGCTGAGAAAATCTTTGCGTATGCGTTAACTGAGCCAGGTTCTGGTTCGGATGCACTCGGTGCAAGTACTACTGCTAAGCTGAATGATGCAGGAACGCACTATGTTCTAAATGGCGAAAAACAGTGGATCACAAACGCAGGATTTGCAGACGTATTCGTTGTTTATGCAAAAATTGATGGGGATAAATTTTCAACGTTCATCGTAGAAAAAGACTTTCCGGGCGTTTCAGTAGGACCTGAAGAAAAGAAAATGGGAATTAAATCATCTTCAACACGTACGTTAATCTTACAAGATGCGGAAGTACCGGTTGAAAATCTATTAGGAGAAATTGGTCGTGGGCATGTGATTGCCTTTAATATTTTAAATATTGGCCGTTATAAACTAGGCGTTGGTACGGTTGGAGGTTCTAAACGTGCTTTAGAATTAGCAATCTCTTATGCAAATGATCGAAAGCAATTTAACACACCGATTTCTTCATTTAACTTAACAAAAGAGAAAATCGCAATGATGGCCTCTAAATTGTATGCTGCCGAAAGTTTAATTTACCGTACAGTAGGTAATTTTGAAGAGCGTGAAAGTGCGATGTCGGAAGAAGATTTAAAAGATGGTAAAGCAGTTGCAGCATCGATTGCAGAGTATGCCATTGAATGCTCGATTAACAAAGTATTCGGTTCCGAGGTATTAGATTATATCGCAGACGAAGCGGTTCAATTGCACGGCGGTTACGGATTTATGTCGGAATACGAAGTTGAACGCATTTACCGAGACTCCCGTATTAACCGTATTTTTGAAGGAACAAATGAAATTAACCGTCTGCTTATCCCAGGAACATTTATGAGGAAAGCGATGAAAGGTGAATTACCACTTCTGCAAAAAGCGCAAAGCTTACAGGAAGAGCTTCTCATGATGATGCCTGAAGAAATTGGTGAAGAGGCACTTGCACAAGAAAAAGTACTTGTGAAAAATGCGAAAAAAATTGGTCTCCTTGCAGCTGGTCTTGCCGCACAGCGTTTCGGTACAAAACTAGAGGCGGAGCAAGAAGTGCTAGTGAACATTGCAGATATTGCACAAAACATCTTCGCAATGGAATCAGCACTCCTTCGTACTGAAAAAGCAATTGCACGGAATGGCGAAGAGAAAGAGAAACAGAAAATCTTATACACTGAAATTTTCTGTCAAGAAGCATTCGAAGCGATTGAAAAAGATGCGAAAGAAACACTACTTGCGGCGGTAGAAGGCGATAACCAGCGTATGATGCTGTCCGCACTGCGTAAATTAACTCGTTCCACCCCGTATAATATTATCGCGAAGAAACGTGAAGCTGCCGCGAAATTGATTGACGAGGCGAAATACACAGTTTAA
- a CDS encoding arsenate reductase family protein — MKITYYGYPKCSTCRKAKKWLTDNGIDFAEVNLVETPPTAETLQEMIATSGLDIKKFFNVSGKVYREQKLKDKLPTLSDEEKVALLASNGMLIKRPIVFGDGKTTVGFKEETFDEVWG, encoded by the coding sequence ATGAAAATTACATATTACGGATATCCAAAATGCAGCACGTGTAGAAAAGCGAAGAAGTGGCTAACGGACAATGGCATTGACTTTGCCGAGGTGAATCTTGTAGAAACGCCGCCGACTGCAGAAACCTTACAAGAAATGATTGCTACTTCGGGACTCGACATTAAAAAGTTTTTCAATGTTAGTGGGAAAGTTTATCGTGAACAAAAATTGAAAGACAAGTTACCAACTCTGTCGGACGAAGAAAAAGTAGCTTTACTCGCTTCAAACGGTATGCTGATTAAAAGGCCAATTGTATTTGGCGATGGGAAAACCACGGTAGGTTTTAAAGAAGAAACGTTTGACGAAGTTTGGGGCTAA
- the gcvH gene encoding glycine cleavage system protein GcvH → MNTPKELKYSEEHEWVKDEDGKYRIGITHFAQSELGDIVFVELPEEGDDITAGEPFGSVESVKTVSELYAPISGKVVEVNEELEDSPEFVNESPYEQAWMIVVEPSDASELDSLMSAEEYDKMTIE, encoded by the coding sequence ATGAACACACCAAAAGAACTTAAGTATTCTGAAGAGCACGAATGGGTAAAAGACGAGGACGGTAAATACCGTATTGGTATCACGCACTTTGCACAGTCGGAGCTTGGCGATATCGTATTCGTTGAGCTTCCGGAAGAAGGCGATGATATTACTGCAGGCGAGCCGTTTGGTAGCGTAGAATCTGTTAAAACAGTTTCGGAATTATATGCGCCAATTAGCGGTAAAGTAGTAGAAGTGAACGAAGAGTTAGAAGATAGCCCAGAATTTGTAAACGAATCTCCATACGAGCAAGCATGGATGATTGTCGTTGAACCATCAGATGCATCAGAACTAGATTCACTCATGTCAGCTGAAGAATACGATAAAATGACAATTGAGTAA
- a CDS encoding toprim domain-containing protein: MGRQKVIIVEGKADRFRLKRILAEPVQIICTFGTISEYHLDELMEPYETSELFVFVDADDTGEKIRTLFKKNFPWAIHLYTNEFYKEVETTPYELLAEQLEGHFNIHREFLLYEDDGNGDMDTRTMGNDDAKFK, encoded by the coding sequence GTGGGCCGACAAAAAGTGATTATCGTAGAAGGTAAAGCGGATCGCTTTCGGTTAAAACGGATCCTTGCTGAACCTGTTCAAATCATTTGTACATTTGGTACGATTAGTGAATATCATCTTGATGAATTGATGGAGCCTTACGAGACAAGCGAACTATTTGTTTTTGTAGATGCAGATGACACGGGGGAAAAAATCCGCACTTTATTCAAAAAAAACTTCCCTTGGGCAATCCATTTATATACGAATGAATTTTATAAAGAAGTAGAAACGACACCGTATGAACTATTGGCGGAACAATTGGAAGGCCATTTTAATATTCACCGAGAATTTTTACTGTATGAGGATGATGGTAATGGAGATATGGACACGCGAACAATGGGAAACGATGATGCAAAGTTCAAATAA
- a CDS encoding thioredoxin family protein, which produces MEIWTREQWETMMQSSNKALFYLYTPICGTCMVASKMMEVIHAMRESIPMGKADLNYIEDLAVDYQIESVPCLLIAEDGVIKEKIYAFQSVPHLLEKIG; this is translated from the coding sequence ATGGAGATATGGACACGCGAACAATGGGAAACGATGATGCAAAGTTCAAATAAAGCATTGTTTTATTTATATACGCCAATTTGTGGAACTTGTATGGTTGCCTCTAAAATGATGGAAGTCATTCATGCGATGAGGGAAAGCATACCGATGGGGAAGGCGGACTTGAATTATATTGAAGATTTGGCGGTCGATTATCAAATTGAAAGTGTGCCTTGTTTACTTATTGCGGAAGATGGTGTCATTAAAGAGAAAATCTATGCTTTCCAATCAGTTCCTCACTTGCTTGAAAAGATAGGTTGA
- a CDS encoding methionine ABC transporter ATP-binding protein yields MIHLHEVVKQYGTGANQIVAVDGVTLSVKEGEIFGIIGYSGAGKSTLIRLLNGLEMPTVGTVKVGGLEISSTKGKQLRMARQKVSMIFQHFNLLWSRTVKENIAFPLEISGVAKVEREKKVAELIELVGLSGRENAYPSQLSGGQKQRVGIARALANDPEVLLCDEATSALDPETTDAILDLLTGINKRLGLTIVLITHEMHVIRKICHRVAVMEAGKVVEIGDVLEVFQMPKEPITKRFVAQLTEPTDAKEAIEHIGEAFPTGKLVRLAFVGERTEQPLLASLIRKFNIDVNIVQGNISHTQAGAYGSLILQLVGDDKIIEQAIRYLHEHDVQTEVIGND; encoded by the coding sequence ATGATACATTTGCATGAAGTTGTGAAGCAATATGGGACAGGCGCTAATCAGATTGTGGCTGTAGATGGCGTCACGCTTTCTGTTAAGGAAGGCGAAATATTTGGCATCATCGGTTATAGTGGTGCAGGAAAAAGTACGTTAATTCGTCTATTAAATGGGCTTGAAATGCCGACTGTTGGAACGGTTAAGGTTGGCGGATTAGAAATCTCCTCAACTAAAGGCAAGCAATTAAGAATGGCGCGTCAAAAAGTGAGTATGATTTTCCAACACTTCAACTTATTATGGTCAAGAACGGTGAAAGAAAATATTGCTTTCCCGCTTGAGATTTCGGGTGTTGCGAAAGTGGAACGAGAGAAAAAAGTAGCAGAATTAATTGAGTTGGTCGGTTTGAGCGGCCGTGAAAATGCTTATCCGTCTCAATTGTCAGGAGGGCAAAAGCAACGAGTAGGCATCGCGCGTGCACTTGCAAATGATCCGGAAGTATTACTTTGCGATGAAGCTACATCAGCGCTAGACCCGGAAACCACGGATGCCATCCTCGATTTATTGACAGGCATAAATAAACGTTTAGGGTTAACGATCGTTCTCATCACGCATGAAATGCATGTGATTCGTAAAATTTGTCATCGCGTAGCAGTCATGGAAGCAGGAAAAGTTGTTGAAATTGGCGATGTACTAGAAGTATTCCAAATGCCGAAAGAGCCGATTACGAAACGATTTGTGGCGCAATTGACGGAGCCTACTGATGCGAAAGAGGCAATTGAGCATATTGGAGAAGCGTTCCCGACAGGAAAACTAGTGAGGCTTGCTTTTGTTGGTGAAAGGACAGAGCAACCGCTTCTTGCAAGTCTTATCCGAAAGTTCAATATTGATGTAAATATTGTCCAAGGAAATATTTCACATACACAAGCAGGGGCATACGGTAGCCTCATTTTACAACTTGTTGGTGATGATAAAATCATCGAACAAGCGATTCGTTATCTTCACGAGCACGATGTTCAGACGGAGGTGATTGGTAATGATTGA
- a CDS encoding methionine ABC transporter permease, with amino-acid sequence MIENLLPNVDWDKMWEATVETLYMTVMSTLFTFVIGLALGVLLFLSGPGQLWSNKLVHTITGAIVNIFRSIPFIILIILLIPFTKFLLGTIRGPEAALPALIIGAAPFYGRMVLIALQEIDKGVIEAAKSMGAKTSTIIFKVLIPESMPALISGITVTAIALVGYTAMAGVIGAGGLGTLAFLDGFQRSREDVVWVATILILIVVFIIQIIGDLSVRKLDKR; translated from the coding sequence ATGATTGAAAACCTTTTACCAAACGTCGATTGGGATAAAATGTGGGAAGCAACTGTAGAAACACTTTATATGACTGTGATGTCAACGTTATTTACGTTTGTTATTGGATTAGCGCTCGGCGTCTTATTATTCTTATCAGGACCGGGACAGTTATGGTCAAATAAACTTGTCCATACGATTACTGGCGCCATTGTGAATATATTCCGATCCATTCCATTTATCATTTTAATTATATTATTGATTCCGTTTACGAAGTTCCTTCTTGGAACGATTCGCGGTCCGGAGGCCGCTTTACCGGCGTTAATTATAGGTGCGGCGCCATTTTACGGACGAATGGTATTGATTGCCCTTCAAGAAATTGATAAAGGTGTTATTGAAGCAGCGAAGTCAATGGGGGCAAAAACATCTACAATTATTTTTAAAGTGTTAATTCCGGAATCAATGCCAGCCCTCATCTCAGGAATTACAGTAACAGCGATTGCGCTAGTTGGATATACGGCGATGGCTGGTGTCATTGGCGCGGGCGGGCTCGGTACATTGGCCTTCCTGGACGGTTTCCAACGAAGTCGAGAAGATGTCGTTTGGGTGGCAACGATTTTAATTTTAATTGTCGTATTCATTATCCAAATCATTGGAGATTTGTCTGTGAGAAAATTAGATAAAAGATAA